A segment of the Entelurus aequoreus isolate RoL-2023_Sb linkage group LG23, RoL_Eaeq_v1.1, whole genome shotgun sequence genome:
gtttatggtgcatggacattttttataatattgaCCAATTGTGTTACACGTGACCATGTCTGTTGCCATTTTGTATTGGTCCGATTTTTTGTTTGCACCATAAATAGGAAATGTTGTTTGCTTTAGGTCTTATAAATAAATGCTGTGCTTGATTTCATTCATAGCACAATTATTCAATGACCTGAAACACTCATGCTGTCTATTAGATGGCTGCAAAGCAGTAGCATATAAATTAACTTCTAAAATGATCTGAAATCTGCGGCCGGATTCCTCATTTAGGAACAAACTTTAAATGTGTTGATGTAGTCATTGGCGACAAATTGAAGACGCCGTCGGGCTGCACAtgatggcccgcgggccgtagtttggacacgcctGGTCTGAGGAGGGGGAAATAAtctatttttagatgcatcgcaatttggaCATGGTCAATTGTAAAATCAattagtaaatgtcaataattgattatttattttttgtaatgaaAGTAATGCAGACACTTCTACAATCTAACTGACCGCAACGAGCCAACTCAACGAAAGATTTGACAGcttctttattttagggcacttgtgttccagttttgcacacattttcattaatttaaaaaatgtaatgggTAACTAATTCATCTGTTGCTTATTACAATtgtactgtttttaaaagttgcatgtGATAAACGTGGATTTCGCAAAATGAAAAGAAATTTAATACTGCATCGATATACATAATTTATAGATGCATCAATATCGAATCGTATCTCCTGAATCGTGAtcgaatcatgaggtgcccaaagattccaatCTCCAGTTATTATCACCTATGTTTTAGAGAACAGGTGCAAATTGCCTACGTCGTCACAACATCCTGTTCCGGTGGTGGGcagccaaattttcggtgcatcactattaaataatgtgcaaataaaaaggctacatatttatattcattcatactgtaacaacctgcaggtggtaatgttttatgttcatgtGGTTTTGACTTGATATTCATTGTTCCCATGAtcacaaacacaccgtccgtgcctgaaaggggattggtggagaatgaggaagggTTGTTGTGTGTTTCGGGACGAGAGGGAATACCTGCCAattgttagcataagattggcaattaatttagaaatagcgtcagactttggcTTATTCCTAAAGCTACATTAcattatatgtttgtttttttttacgtaaaaaaactttttttttaaggtgtggcggcttgtAATACTTctgaagtaagtaaacaaactacaacaacaccttagttacatgaaTGATGTCACATAAAAGACTCAAAACAAGCATAGGAAACAATTGTTTTAActcaaaatatttttattaggAATAAAGTAAAAGCATTCTGGAAATGTACAATATAGCCACACACATTGTAGACTGAAGTCCGTCTGTCAGGAACAAGAGTATTTTGCAGATAACCAGTATCTTCACGTAGAAAAATAGATGTGTTAAAATGTGGTTCTTTTGATTTGACGAGTGTACTAGAACATTGTAAGAAAGAAAACGCAAGAAAATCAAATATAAAGAAAGACAAGTCAATCAGATGGACACTGTTTGAAGACTTGGAATAGTGTTATCCAAGCAAAGTGCATGAGGTTCAAACTCTGAGGCCATTTAATAGTGAAGTGTACTACCAGTAATCTCTTTCATCAACAGCAAAGTGATTCATCAAAATGAAACCATTAGGAAACATGAtttataaaacaaaacataatgtgGTTTCAATAGAAAAACAAAGAAATGAACACTGAATTCCAGTGTTCGAAAGCATACAACAATCGTCCAAGGTGCATCAGTGAATTCGGTATGACGTTTTTCTATGTACAGAGTGAGTTTACATGCATGCACTGCTATATAAGAAAACATAGTAACAGGCAACAGGTAAATACAAGTCAGACGTGGAGGAAAAAAGATATAATAGATGCATCTGTATAAAACTGTGAGGTCTGATAGGAGTGGTGAGGAGGCCCAGTGGTTAAAAACACAGTCACTAGTGTTCCGTACCGCTATGACATATGTATTGATTATGCACAATCATTTTTGACTTTAACATAAAGTATCTCTGTATCTCTAAGATGAAGCCTATTAAAATTGGCTCGAGCAGGGCTAAAAAGAAaagacacttttatactgaaaggAAAACAGTTTCCCCCAGCAACGACTGCTAGTAAAGTGGCGTAATATATACAGATTTCACCTTTTCTGAAATGTGAAAATATATACAAGCCGTGGTAATATTGAAGACAGTTCATTTACTGTACATCATTTTATTCAGTACCTCGTGCTCCCTTTGAAAAGCCTCTCTCACAGTATAATTTGTCCATTTTTGACCAATAATTTAAATTACAAGTACACAATTGTACAATTTAAGGGGTTTAGGAAAGGCTGTACATGTCTTTTAGATTAAAGATTTTTGGAGTTTTTGTAAGAAATGGCTTTGTAACTCCCACCATGAACCCGATGGAAAGCCTCGATATTACCTTATTAAGTGATTCAGAGCAGCCCATATAAAACGTGCCAAATCTTCACTGCCTATGCAGAACAGCCTATTGACTTGTTTTTTTCTCAAGGCACTGAAACGGTCGCaaatggactgttcagtttgtcttagaggaCATTTAGCCTCTCAttcgagcaggcttcatcagctCACATTCAAAAAGATAGATCGTCTGAGGGACTACAGCTGGCCTGTATAGCCCTTTTGTTTTTAGTCTATCTGACTGAGAGTCTGACAGACGAGAACTGAACTGATTAAGTCTGCTCGGATGAGAGGTTAAACGTCTTCTATGACAACCTGAACAGTCCAGTCGGGATCAATCAAATGCTCTAAGAATACAataacctggatgaatgacaataTTCTCAGACAAGTGCCTTATTGTAATGTGATGTGGATTGGTATCTCCATCACTGAAACACAAGGGTTAGAAAACGTTGTCCTCCAAGATGGCAGCACTGGCCCAAAAAAAGTTCATGCGATGGAAAAGggcttattattatttatatcttaCAAAATAAAACTTGAAAATGTCTCCAAAGCTCTGACCGTTGAATTAGTGTAAATACAAAATCTAACTGTTCCATGATTTTCCGCGTTTGACAGTGGATTCCGTTTTTGTTGGCCAATTCTGTGATTCTGTCCACGCCGTTAACGCAGACATCACAGCATCCTTCTTTGCTTACGATGCACACACATACAATCagaaatacacaaacacactctaaaccagggatgtccaaacgttTTGGGGGCCAAAATGTAAAGTaactacatatatacagtatttatatatgtatatatatatatatatatatatatacactaccgttcaaaagtttggggtcacattgaaatgtccttttttttgaaggaaaagcactgtacttttcaatgaagataactttaaactagtcttaactttaaagaaatacactctatacattgctaatgtggtaaatgactattctagctgcaaatgtctggtttttggtgcaatatctacataggtgtatagagacccatttccagcaactatcactccagtgttctaatggtacaatgtgtttgctcattggctcaggaggctaattgatgattagaaaacccttgtgcaatcatgttcacacatctgaaaacagtttagctcgttacagaagctagaaaactgaccttcctttgagcagattgagtttctggagcatcacatttgtggggtcaattaaacgctcaaaatggccagaaaaagagaactttcatctgaaactcgacagtctattcttgttcttagaaatgaaggctattccacaaaattgtttgggtaaccccaaacttttgaactgtagtgtgtatatatatatatatatatatatatatatatatatatatatatatatatatatatatatatatatatatatatatatatatatatattaaaaatgtatataattggatattaggagtatgtgaaagtttgactcctatcttgtttccttctgtgacgaccTTCTCaatgttttgtaatcaatcagaaatatcaagcagctaaaatgtgccaaacatgcacaagtgtggagagagtgttttacatttttcccctCATGCACTCTAATGAATTTAAATTaatgtaatttagattttttttttttatgttgtttagacgtttttcataatatccacaatgttcagtgagcaggttgtgttatgtgtgaccgtgtgtgttgacctttatgttagttggaattgtttttggggtttttgcaccatgactagggggggttgtttggattgtgtcatattggaaaatattaaaataaaaatatattagaaATAACATAGCTATTATTTATAAGTACCTTCAggggtcattgatctgatttactcacattgtccacaagatagcagcaaatatgtagcattcatagatcgcctggtatttaagattaatttgaaaGTACTCTGCGGTGCGATGCTTCGTTGAACTCATAATGATGCTTAGTTGAACTCATGACATCtcacgggccaaattgaagaggctGGCTGGCCACGTTTGGCCCTCTAAACTGATTAGCAACAAAGGAAAACACACATGATCCTAGCAGCACAAACGATTGTTCTCATAAACCGTTCCATCCCTACCATAGAGTGTCGTTGATTCAGGAATTATCTTCAGAATTTGGTTGTAGAAAGAGTGAAGTGGTTCTCCTCAACCGAATTACACACTTGTGGAATCAGCTTGGGTGTGCTGTTTGTACTAGAATGACCAACACAACTATGATGGAAGGCCATCCCATAGCAGTGTGTGACCAAACTGGTGACCAGCATAGGAAGCATGTGCCAggtttttgtggctgtgtgtggaTCTTCTCCTTTTGTCTTTAATTGGTCTTGTTACTGAATCATCTGTTATGAGAAATAACGCCATACAAAAGTCAATAGCTCGATTTATCTTAAGCAGGGAAGATTTGGCCCATTTTGGCCTCAACGCACATACTCTGCTGCTTTTCTTTTAACTGGAACAGTATTTAAAAGCAGGGAAAAAAGGCTACAAGGTACTTCTGAGTAGGACATCGCCTCAAAGCACGCTGTCCTGTCTAAATAGAGCTCCTTCGTTTATTGAGTCTCCTGTACATGTTGATGCTGTGCAGACCGGTGGACACTGAGCTGATGCCTGAGTGGGGCTGCAGACTGCACATGCAGCTGTTGGAGTGGAGGGGGTTGGAGAAAGCCTCCCCCTGCTCCATGTAGCTGTCAGAGTTGGAGAGGTCACGTGGGATGATCATGGGTATGGAGTATTGCAGCTTCTCTCTACTCTTGTACCAAAGGCATGAGCACATGGACTGGAAGTGGAGCACCTCGGCGTAGACGTTACGCAGGCCCCGGCTCGCGGCTCCTCCCCCGCCGCTACCGATTGCGCTCCCTCCGACGCATCCTGACGGCGTGGAGGAAGTGGATGCTTGGTCCATCGAGCAGTGGCTGTGTCTGCCTGCCTGGCCGTTATGAGCAAGGAGAGCCCTCTGCTCGGCATCCCTTTTCTCGTCCTCAGCGTTCATAGTCATGAAGCGTAAGACGGCTAAATTGAGGAAGGCTCCGATCACAGCCAATCCCGTCAAGATGTAGATAAAGCTGAAGGCCACGTAGTCCAGCTTGTTCTGGAGAGCGTGGTCTTTCTGCAGCGCCACGTAGTCGCCGAAGCCGATGGTGGTGAGCGTGATGAAGCAGTAGTAGAAGGCGTGGAGGAAGGTCCATCCCTCAAAGTGGGTGAAAGCCACCGCCCCCAAACACAGTGTGCTCATGCAGGATATGAAACCGACGGTCACCATGTTGACCATGGAGACCTCGGTTCTTCTCATACCAAGGCACTTCTTCAGGCGATGGAGAAGATACCTGACGAAGGTGTTAATCCGTTCACCCACACTCTGGAACATGACCAAGGTGAGAGGGATGCCCAGGACGGCGTAGAGCATGCAGAACACCTTCCCTCCTTCTGTGCTGGGGGCTGCATGGCCATATCCTGAGGGACAGAGAAAGACGGTTACTGGAGCAGAAATAATAGGGGGTGCAAGAAGATAGCCAATGCTGGTCTAAAACTGATCGAAACCATCAGTATTCTTTAAACATATCTTTTGATAAAATGTAAAAACTTCAGCGGTATGAAATTGGGGATGAGAATGCACAGCAGTGTGGCGGGAATGGCCCAGTATTGATGTCGTGTACAAGTGAGAGACAGCTTGAATTATTCATTCATGATTTTCCACAGCAGAGTGGCTGCAGCTAATCAGTGCTTTTGACCCTAATTAGCCCGGGGAATGTTTCGCAGCTCAGATGAACAGGACACCAAAAGGAATGTGGCCAAATCAGCTCTTGTTTTGTAGAGGAAACGGAGAAAGAATCCGATGACCCTTCATAGTTCTACCCAGTCCTCATTTGGTCTATTAATTTGGATCAATTTGTCAGTCATGGTTTTTACTGTTCATTTATTGATTGCGATAACCCAACAAACACAGAATAGAAATGtattaattcaaataaaaaaccATAATCATATTGAATGACATCTGACTGAAGATGGTCATGACATATAGCTACGGGTAAAATCAGTACCTGTAAGATAAATTAGATTCCAAACAATGATGGCTCCATTCTGCTGCATGATCATTTGTCAATCAGTCCTCACACGTTTAAGATTTAATAAACTATCCAAGCACGGAACTTTAAATGAACACAATATGACTGAAATGGCTCAATTTACAGGACAAATATATAATTTGGATTTTTCAAATCATAGCTTCCTACCCATTTAAACCAACATCCTTTTTGAATATTTCTTGTTGTGACCTGAACAGATTTGTACCATCCAGCATAAGCTAACTGAGGTCATAATGGAATACGAGTATATGTATCGTCAAGAAGTTTCCTAAAACAGTggccatgttgttgttttttttactcatctcatTTACCTATGGCATCTATTAGGGTTAAGAGTGGATTATGGAGTGGGGATAATTATTTATACAAATGTGGCTTTACTATTAAGTTTATTTCTAATTGGGGGTAAATCAAGGCACATAGGGcagcaaaaaaaaacactgtaacaaCTGTAAACAAGGGACGAGAAAACAATCAGAAAAAATTCAGTCACATAAAAAAGGGCTAATTTGTAAAATACTAAATCTGGAAAGAATACATTATGCTactaggaaaaaaaaataaaaattagaagATGTGATGCAAATTGTCAAATTCAAGTGGACCTGGGGTACAGTAGGTATATTACAGTAACAGATGGCATTGAACTCATTTGAATAATTGGAATTTTGATTGATTTGGCTGCACCCCACATGATGTTGAATTGGAATTACAGGAAGTAGAATTAAATTAGTTGCTATTCAGGGGAATACAGGATAAATTTGTCACTTTTAACATGGGTTTTTACTTTAAATACTGAAAACATTTTACAAACGCTAAAATTAAACACGttattaatttttaataattggataaaGTAAAGGATACTAAGGAATAAGTAATTTGTAACAATTTTCCCTAACTTGAAAGTAACAATATCCAGGCtttaggtgtatacctacaaaattgactaaaatgccaacatgctaacaattagcatgcacGCACAATAGTCCCAAGTAACAAAAGCTATGACTTTTAGTTATAAACCTACAAAATTGACTAacacgctaactgttaacatgctaaaaaggaccaagtaacaatatccatgactttagGTTTATACTTACCATAGTAAGTATAACTAAATACACCACGCCCATTTGAACTACGTATTAATACCACATGTTTTTACGTTGATGATAAAGTAGACCGCATGAAATCTGATTGAGAAATAGGCAAGTTATGATTTATTGTGAATATACTTTACAACACATCGCATTTCATTGCCTTAAATGGGAAAGTGGCCCCCACTAAGATGGCTGTCCCATAGGCTGTAACTAGTTATGTATACCTACAAAACTGGCTTAAATGCTTACAGTTAACATGCTAGCAATATAACAATAGCCATGACTTTTAGTTATAAACCTACAAAAttgactaacatgctaacagctcGAAAGCACCgagtaacaatatccatgactttagCATGTTTTACATTGACGATAAAGTACTCTGCATGTAATCTGATTTAGAAATAAACAAGTTATGATTTATTTTGAACATACTGTACAACATGTTGTATTGCATAGCCTTAAATGGCCCATAGGCACATAATTACTTAGCTTGACCGCTAGAGCACACTgccgtatttatgtatgtatagctACAAAACTGGCATAATGCTAACGATTAGCATGTTAGCCTCAAGTAACAGTAGCCATGACTTTTAGTTACAGTACAAATCTTCAAAACTGGctaaaatgaatgaatgactgaaataagtttattttggtcatataatcaaccatcaaccattaaccattttgtgtgaccagtttaatagtacagattatacatatttaacaatcatagacatttacatacaaaaataaaataaaataaaaagaatgaccgaaaaaggaatagactGAAGCCAAAGTtaatatttgcctatcctatacattcactgaacattagattgcctggaacatcaacgttaaaaaaaaaaaatcaatgggatgaaagtaattgttactatattttataattttcaattatttcacctttcaaggttttttttaaacctttacaaagaactacatgtcttcaactcatcactgagcttgttccaccatttaactcctaaaactgaaatacatttgtattttatattcgttcttactttacctattttaaaaatcaatatcccccgtaaattatagttttctcctcttaattgaaataacttaagaatacaagctggagggctgttgttctttactaaaaacataatttccattgtttttaaaaacacaatatctgaaaattttaacacattagcacatataaataatgaattggtatgttcatagtagcacgctttgtgtattattttaatgacccttttttgaagtttaattattgggtctatgtttgttctataaacatttctccaaacttcaacacaatatgttaaatatggaaaaataaaagaataatataacatatgcagacatttcttaatcagcatgtgtcttactttataaagaatagcaatggatttggatatttttccctttatatattcaatatgcggtttccaacataatttatgatcaattattattcccaagaatttagtttcatatactctatcaatttccactataTTTAATTTCAATTTTGCTTCACattttgtccttgcaccactaaacaccataaatttagttttcttatcatttaatgataatttattaatatcaaaccatttttttagctgtaTCAACTCAActtctattatcctcaacacttccttcaagtcttctcttgaacaatatacatttgtatcatctgcaaacataatacatttcaatttattagatactgaacaaatatcatttaaatatagtataaaatgctaccacttagcatgctagcaagagaGTGCCAAATAacaatactgtatgtatgttttgtttttttattagaggtgtccaaacattaaGGATGTGGGgcccattttcatatttttcactttcataaaccagtaaaaaataaaaaataaatttaaaagaaaaaaaacgtccGAATTTTAGCTTCATGTTATTAGCTGTCACAGTCTGCATGTGGCCTAGATGTTGTTGctgtggaccccaggatgcagagacagcaggcaaaGCGCAAGAAAAAAACCTTTATTAGGGACAGCAAACGAGAAATATTGCCTTCCTCCTCTGAGTTCTGTTTTTTCCACCTCTTTTCTTCTGTTCATCTGCCGCAGAAACATTATCTTCCCTAAAAAAAGCATGCCTTTGCtttaatgttgttcttttgtAAAGCAGTGAGCAGGACAGTGTGTTCAGGTGAGCTGTCAGGATGATGTTGGCACCAGTGTGACACATGATTGACAGCTGTGCTCTTCACCAACAGATGCAGGAGCTGGAGGCGACAAGGCCCGGCAGTCCCACCGCTGTGTGCAGAGCAAAGAGGCATCCTTCTTGCCTTCCATCTCCCGCCAGTAACCCCAACTGTGAGAAGGTTCTCATGAGACAGAACGTCTCCAAGGCATCCAGGGTAAAGCCATCAGAGATGCTCCATCTAGAAGTGCTGCTGGTACTGTATGCTCAAGTATCTCCCTTTTCAAGTACAAGTGCTTTTATGTAAATACTTTACACCCCTGAGTGTGTCTTTATGGTGTTTAATTATATTGGGAGCGTATATTTCTATGATGTCATCACAGTCAATGAAGTtaaatactagggctgcaactaacgattaatttgataatcgattaatctgtctattattacttcgattaatcgattaataatcggataaaagagacaaacaacatttctatcctttccagtattttattgaaaaaaaacagcatactggcaccatactaattttgattattgtttctcagctgtttgtacatgttgcagtttataaataaaggtttattaaaaaaataataataataataaaaattaaaaaattgcctctgcgcatgcgcatagcataaatgactaaattaatcgccaactatttttataatctattttaatcgatttaatcgattagttgttgcagctgtcacgccaaatttcttctccctacaaacccccccccccccccccccccatttac
Coding sequences within it:
- the kcnk3a gene encoding potassium channel subfamily K member 3a — encoded protein: MKRQNVRTLALIICTFTYLIVGAAIFDALESQEETSQRREVSLRRAELLHTFNLSEEVFEKLEKVVLELKPHKAGVQWTFAGSFYFAITVITTIGYGHAAPSTEGGKVFCMLYAVLGIPLTLVMFQSVGERINTFVRYLLHRLKKCLGMRRTEVSMVNMVTVGFISCMSTLCLGAVAFTHFEGWTFLHAFYYCFITLTTIGFGDYVALQKDHALQNKLDYVAFSFIYILTGLAVIGAFLNLAVLRFMTMNAEDEKRDAEQRALLAHNGQAGRHSHCSMDQASTSSTPSGCVGGSAIGSGGGGAASRGLRNVYAEVLHFQSMCSCLWYKSREKLQYSIPMIIPRDLSNSDSYMEQGEAFSNPLHSNSCMCSLQPHSGISSVSTGLHSINMYRRLNKRRSSI